The region ttcagGTTCTGTATCACCAACTACAACATATTCTAGCTTCTAAATGTTATACTGGTCTCTCGTGGAATTATCAAGGAATACTGCAAACTAGAAACTAAATCGAACCTGATAATGAGTAATGTTAACTCTGTCTATTTTACTGTCATACAAGATAGtttcgaaaattaaaaaacaatgtaCCTGAAGTCCAAGCTTGCTTCCACCTCTTCATTAGGAGAGTATCGTTCTATGAAAATTACGAACATATAAACTTGGGCTGCATTTTCGACTGAAACATGTTTAAGAATAgctaaataattcaaattctaCTTACATTACATGGGATTTCAGAAAATCCTTTAGCACATGGTATAAAAGTGGGTTTTAAACAGAATGTACAGTAGAGATGGCGGCAAACCATGTAAACGAAAAGACTCAACAGACAAGACAAAAGTACATTTTCTATACATCATATCCAGGGTTTACTTTTTGTTGCACATCTCCATAACTCTCTAACTCTTCTATATCATCCGGGCTTCCGAGAAACAGAGGAAGTCTCTGGTGCAATTTCACAGGCTGAAGAGACAGTATTCTAACTTTACCATCAGATCCTTTACCTCCTGCTTGCTCGGCTAGGAAACTGAGTGGATTAGCTTCGTATACAAGTCGAAGGTGATCCCTTGGGTTCATCGCAATACCACCATATAAGAGTGTCCTGTGAAAATCAGCAACAAGAGAGCATATATATCTGGCTGAATATTTCTTAGGATGTTTTCCCTTGCCTTGTCTTACAGTATCTATATACCGTCTTAAACCTTCCGGCCAATCAAAATATCGAGCATCATTTACAGAGTATATTTGCCCTGACATGACAAAGAAacataatgaaattattagaTCGAAAAAGCAGTGTTTTCCTTTCATAAAAGTTGATTACAAAATCAGAAGTTCCATACCTCGCGGAGGAATTTTAATGTCTGGGTGGGTCAGGATGAAGTCTCCTGTCGAGTGATCCAAGGTGAAGCCATGTGTTCCTGAGCCGAAGCTGGCACACAGAAGCGTAGCTGACGAGTAAAGGACATAGCCAGAGGCAATAAGCTTAGTTCCACTCTGGAGAGAATTCAACAACGCCTTCTCTTCTATTGGCAGATGATCGAGTTCCTCCAATTTCTTATAAATCCCAAATATCGTTCCAGTAGGAATAGATGCATCAATGTTCCGGGAACCATCAAGAGGATCCAACACAACAACAAACGGACCATCATCAGCAAGCCAAACAGGAGCATCATCTTCCTCCGAGGCCATCACTGCAACTTTTCCCGAATTCTTCAAAGACGACAACACAATCTCATTCTGCAATAAAAAGTGCATTTTTGATAACTCAATCCCTCCCCACTGAATGTCCAACAATGAAAAAGATGGAACAAGAGTCGACGTGTAACGCTATTGAATGCTAATTCGAAACGAAACAAGAGGCTTTCACCAACTAAACACAGCCTAATAAGTAATCAATGATATCAACTCTCTCAACACCAAACACTATGTCTACATCATAATTACACAAACCCTTCTTTTAATCAAATCTGCAACAAGTCATTATCCACAATTTCGAAGTGATAATCATCACTTCAAATAGCAAGCTAGTAATCAACATTTCATAGAGACATAAATCTCCTAAGCAACCTCATGATAAGAAACAACAAAAGGGACattaaacaatcaaaatcaacaagAAAACGCACCGCCACAATATCGAGCGGCTTCGGCTTATCTCTCTCAGAAGTGCATGCTCCTGCGCCGGAGCTTTTGCCGAGATTCGAGCTGAGAGGCGAAGCCACAAGAGCAGCAATCTTCTTGCAAGCATACTCCAAATGAGTGAACAGCACCACCAGCTCATCGCCGACGTTTGCGCCGCCTTTCCCCATATACTCCGCCAGGGTCTGAGATCCGGCGCCGCTGTGATCACCAACCGCGCTGATTTTGGAGGCTAATCCACCGAGAAACGCCATTTTTCTTGAGGGATGAGCTGCAGCGAGAAATTGTGGCGgggaaatttgaatattttgggGGAAAAGGTGAGTTCTTGGAGGATAATTTGAGATGGGGGTGACGATTATGGCTGCTGAATGCATCTCTGAGTAGTGGGGAAGCTGGAGTATAGTGTGGGAAGGCTCATTTGAGATGGGCTAAGGTTTGATTTCTTGTCTGAGGATTCTATCTTGGGATTTATGGATGATGTATTTGGGAATTTGGTTGGCCAAGAAATAGAGAGTTGCAGCAGGTGGTTGAAAACTTGAAATTCAATCAAAAATGAACAATAgtcatcaataattttttatcaaattctaTTCAGCCCagttttaaaatacaaaaggaATATCTTTTTAGGCGCACAAACTTTGTCAAAGTATTAGTCCGTCAATTACAAGTCTAcaagttaatatcatttgaggtattttgattattttctggacgaaaatgcccttaagGCCTTCTAAAGGCAATTTGGACAATTCTTTCGCTACTCATCTTGCGTCAAAGACCTAgagtcaaacaatttttttattactccactattttatttagttaccatccaaattgaatttaaatataattaaatttgctGTAAAAAATATGTGTTAGTTTTTCAATTATGAGATggctaattatttaatgatagTGAATTGGGACttgatactttattttattttttcaatctaaacTGCATTTTAATAACTTACTATAGGTGATGAGTGAAttctatttagtttatttgttttgaaattagatagctattaattttagattgtCATTCGGAGATGAATTTCAAAATGGAGATCAATTAACatctaaattgaatttaaatataaaaatttaccGTTAAAAATTCTTGGATTCTATGTCTCTAACGCAAGATAATTGGCGAAAAAATTGTCCAAATTGACCTTGAAGGTcttaagggcattttcgtccaacaaaaattcaaaatacctcaaatgatattaacctgtagttgatggacctaaaatgatactccattttcaaagtttatggacctaaaatgatattttggcaaagttcgtgaacTTAATGTTCCctctaaaatataatattatattatcaaaattacagattagtagtactactatgaactaacttatttacaataattaaagataattttataaggattctaacgagatctcacttgaatatgttcc is a window of Salvia hispanica cultivar TCC Black 2014 unplaced genomic scaffold, UniMelb_Shisp_WGS_1.0 HiC_scaffold_369, whole genome shotgun sequence DNA encoding:
- the LOC125199063 gene encoding fructose-1,6-bisphosphatase, chloroplastic-like; this translates as MHSAAIIVTPISNYPPRTHLFPQNIQISPPQFLAAAHPSRKMAFLGGLASKISAVGDHSGAGSQTLAEYMGKGGANVGDELVVLFTHLEYACKKIAALVASPLSSNLGKSSGAGACTSERDKPKPLDIVANEIVLSSLKNSGKVAVMASEEDDAPVWLADDGPFVVVLDPLDGSRNIDASIPTGTIFGIYKKLEELDHLPIEEKALLNSLQSGTKLIASGYVLYSSATLLCASFGSGTHGFTLDHSTGDFILTHPDIKIPPRGQIYSVNDARYFDWPEGLRRYIDTVRQGKGKHPKKYSARYICSLVADFHRTLLYGGIAMNPRDHLRLVYEANPLSFLAEQAGGKGSDGKVRILSLQPVKLHQRLPLFLGSPDDIEELESYGDVQQKVNPGYDV